Proteins encoded together in one Coffea arabica cultivar ET-39 chromosome 2c, Coffea Arabica ET-39 HiFi, whole genome shotgun sequence window:
- the LOC113727222 gene encoding putative disease resistance RPP13-like protein 1 isoform X2, translating into MALAIVGGSFLSAFLQVLFDRMATPEFLTLFRKRKADDELLKKLKMNLLAVGAVLDDAENKEISNQAVKEWLEELHELVYQADDLLDEINTEALRVKVETEYQSSTSFMVSASTYISSFSNQFFKRIMPEIEKVVISLDGFIQQINPLGLQVVESKIQSCRLPSTSLVDENTVCGRDVDKEKIIQMLLSEDEKRDSVTVVPIVGQGGIGKTTLVQLVYNDKRVKNHFTTKAWVCVSEAYDATKITKELLKELEISFSDSGEGLNSLQLKLQLGLTDKRFVLVLDDVWNRDYDDWDTLKMLLKGGSEGSKIIVTTRVNRIALMMGEKMSIHHLDLISEEDPWSLFEKHAFGDKDNENWRELEVIGKKLVNKCEGLPLAVKTIAGLLRSRGMVEEWEDILRNDIWNQTRNPNGILPALRLSYMHLSSHLKRCFAYCSVFHKGLWF; encoded by the coding sequence ATGGCTCTTGCCATAGTTGGAGGCTCTTTTCTCTCGGCTTTCCTTCAAGTGCTGTTTGACAGGATGGCTACACCAGAGTTCCTGACTTTGTTTCGTAAGCGAAAAGCTGATGATGAACTcctcaagaagctcaagatgaACTTACTGGCAGTTGGAGCAGTGCTTGATGATGCAGAAAACAAGGAAATAAGCAACCAAGCTGTCAAAGAATGGCTTGAAGAGCTCCATGAACTCGTTTACCAGGCAGATGACTTGCTCGATGAGATCAACACTGAAGCTCTCAGAGTTAAGGTAGAAACTGAGTACCAGAGCTCGACCAGCTTCATGGTAAGTGCTTCCACTTATATTTCATCTTTCAGTAATCAGTTCTTTAAAAGGATTATGCCTGAGATAGAAAAAGTTGTGATTAGCCTAGACGGATTTATACAGCAAATTAATCCCTTGGGCTTGCAAGTTGTTGAATCGAAAATACAATCATGTCGACTGCCTTCGACTTCTTTGGTCGATGAGAACACTGTTTGTGGTAGAGATGTTGACAAGGAGAAGATAATCCAAATGTTGTTGTCTGAGGATGAAAAAAGAGACAGTGTCACTGTAGTTCCAATAGTGGGCCAAGGTGGGATTGGTAAGACGACCTTGGTTCAATTGGTTTACAATGATAAGAGGGTGAAGAATCATTTCACTACCAAGGCATGGGTTTGTGTATCAGAAGCATATGATGCGACAAAGATAACGAAGGAACTCCTTAAGGAGCTCGAGATCTCGTTTTCTGACTCTGGTGAGGGTTTGAATTCCCTTCAGCTTAAGCTACAACTTGGCTTAACTGATAAAAGGTTTGTTCTTGTACTGGATGATGTTTGGAATCGTGACTATGATGACTGGGATACATTGAAGATGCTGCTCAAAGGTGGTTCTGAAGGAAGCAAGATCATAGTGACAACACGAGTTAACAGAATTGCATTAATGATGGGCGAAAAAATGTCAATTCATCATTTGGATTTGATATCAGAGGAGGACCCTTGGTCCTTATTTGAGAAACATGCATTTGGAGATAAAGACAATGAAAACTGGCGTGAACTTGAAGTGATAGGAAAGAAACTTGTGAACAAGTGTGAAGGGTTGCCTTTGGCTGTGAAAACAATTGCAGGTCTTTTGCGTTCAAGAGGGATGGTTGAGGAGTGGGAAGACATTTTAAGAAATGATATATGGAACCAGACAAGAAATCCAAATGGCATCTTGCCAGCATTGAGGTTAAGCTACATGCACCTTTCTTCCCATCTTAAAAGGTGCTTTGCTTATTGTTCTGTGTTCCATAAAGGTttatggttttaa